The following coding sequences lie in one Halorarum halophilum genomic window:
- a CDS encoding efflux RND transporter permease subunit has translation MSGFRRLLETVDDLIVERPAVVVLAFLVVTGGFAVGLGNVSTEAGTSQFTEDLPAQRAFEASNEKFTPSFAPDTGTTQLIQSNRNVLAKPSLLRMLEAQQRLEERPSLRVVSTTSAASTVATTLDPNATSTDAQVRTVEEATPGEIDAAVRRAASNRSFRNRLSDDFNRPAARATGTVAVVQHEVPAGVSTDAGADTASPLASLQQRSQPVVDSVGGDIRVFGSGIISAEFENVIFDSLIVVLPASITLILLFLVVAYRDPIDLLLGVLALGVTLVWTFGFMGLAGISFSQILIAVPPLLLAVGIDFGIHSVNRYREERVEGRAVGPAMSRASRQLLVAFFIVTGTTVAGFASNVTSGLAPVREFGVVAAVGITFTFLIFGGLLPATKVLTDRVRERRGVPQFSQRPLGLSGSVLGAVPALGMAVARRGPALFLALVVVLSVGSGVYGLGVDTTFSEEDFLPPEDTPPYLEDLPEPFRPSEYTATRDVNYLDEEFTAAQGETVTVYVEGPMTRDYALESFDRAARNPPDSFVTDGREAEVQSIRTVVRAHANESASFRRLVDRNDVDDDGVPDDNLEEVYDALFDSAAGDEARRYLTEDRRAARVVYTTEAGASQEAVATDAGDVADRYRFEAIATGEVVVFQEVSDVILASAIRSLVLALSATAVFLVLVYYGLEGTPTLGLLNLVPIVLTVTLLAGSMRALDLPFNALTATILSITIGLGTDYSAHVVHRFADEYDGTGGVFDPLEAAVRGTGGALTGSMLTTTTGIGVLVLAITPILGQFGALTALSVLYSYLTAVLVTPSLVVVWDRARPPGAPLADRPGRSGAGDGDAGTR, from the coding sequence ATGAGCGGTTTTCGGCGACTCCTCGAGACCGTCGACGACCTGATCGTCGAGCGCCCGGCGGTCGTCGTCCTCGCGTTCCTCGTCGTCACCGGGGGGTTCGCCGTCGGCCTGGGGAACGTCTCGACGGAGGCGGGCACGAGCCAGTTCACCGAGGACCTGCCCGCACAGCGGGCGTTCGAGGCGTCCAACGAGAAGTTCACGCCGTCGTTCGCCCCCGACACGGGCACGACCCAGCTCATCCAGTCGAACCGGAACGTGCTCGCGAAGCCGTCGCTGCTGCGCATGCTCGAAGCGCAGCAGCGACTGGAGGAGCGCCCGTCGCTGCGGGTCGTCTCGACCACGAGCGCCGCCTCCACGGTCGCGACGACGCTCGACCCGAACGCCACCTCGACCGACGCCCAGGTCCGGACGGTCGAGGAGGCGACGCCGGGCGAGATCGACGCCGCGGTCCGCAGGGCCGCGAGCAACCGGTCGTTCAGGAACCGGCTCAGCGACGACTTCAATCGGCCGGCCGCCCGCGCCACCGGGACCGTCGCCGTCGTCCAGCACGAGGTGCCGGCGGGCGTCTCGACGGACGCCGGCGCGGACACCGCCAGTCCGTTAGCCAGCCTGCAGCAGCGGTCCCAACCCGTCGTCGACTCGGTCGGCGGCGACATCCGGGTGTTCGGCTCGGGCATCATCTCGGCCGAGTTCGAGAACGTCATCTTCGACTCGCTGATCGTCGTCCTCCCCGCCTCGATCACCCTCATCCTCCTGTTCCTGGTCGTCGCCTACCGCGACCCCATCGACCTGCTGCTGGGCGTCCTCGCGCTCGGGGTCACGCTCGTGTGGACGTTCGGGTTCATGGGGCTCGCGGGCATCTCGTTCTCGCAGATCCTCATCGCCGTGCCGCCCCTCCTGCTGGCGGTCGGCATCGACTTCGGCATCCACAGCGTCAACCGCTACCGCGAGGAGCGCGTCGAGGGGCGGGCCGTCGGGCCGGCGATGTCGCGCGCCAGCCGCCAGCTCCTGGTGGCCTTCTTCATCGTGACGGGCACCACCGTCGCCGGGTTCGCCTCGAACGTCACCAGCGGCCTCGCGCCGGTCAGGGAGTTCGGCGTCGTCGCGGCCGTCGGCATCACGTTCACGTTCCTCATCTTCGGCGGCCTCCTCCCGGCGACGAAGGTCCTCACGGACCGGGTACGCGAGCGTCGCGGCGTCCCCCAGTTCAGCCAGCGTCCGCTCGGCCTCTCGGGGTCGGTGCTCGGCGCGGTGCCCGCGCTGGGGATGGCCGTCGCCCGGCGCGGCCCCGCGCTGTTCCTCGCGCTCGTGGTCGTACTGTCGGTTGGTTCGGGGGTGTACGGCCTCGGCGTCGACACCACGTTCTCCGAGGAGGACTTCCTGCCGCCCGAGGACACCCCGCCGTACCTCGAGGACCTGCCCGAACCGTTCCGGCCGAGCGAGTACACCGCGACCCGCGACGTCAACTACCTCGACGAGGAGTTCACGGCCGCGCAGGGGGAGACGGTCACCGTCTACGTCGAGGGGCCGATGACGCGGGACTACGCGCTGGAGTCGTTCGACCGCGCCGCCCGGAACCCGCCCGACTCGTTCGTGACCGACGGCCGCGAGGCGGAGGTGCAGAGCATCCGCACCGTCGTCCGGGCCCACGCGAACGAGTCGGCGTCCTTCCGGCGGCTGGTCGACCGGAACGACGTCGACGACGACGGCGTCCCCGACGACAACCTCGAGGAGGTGTACGACGCGCTGTTCGACTCGGCCGCCGGCGACGAGGCGCGCCGGTACCTGACTGAGGACCGCCGGGCGGCGCGGGTCGTCTACACGACGGAGGCCGGCGCGTCGCAAGAGGCGGTCGCCACGGACGCGGGCGATGTCGCCGACCGGTACCGGTTCGAGGCGATCGCGACGGGGGAGGTCGTCGTGTTCCAGGAGGTCTCGGACGTCATCCTCGCCTCCGCGATCCGGAGCCTCGTGCTCGCGCTCTCCGCGACCGCGGTGTTCCTGGTCCTCGTCTACTACGGCCTCGAGGGCACCCCCACGCTCGGTCTGCTCAACCTCGTCCCCATCGTCCTCACCGTCACCCTGCTCGCCGGGTCGATGCGCGCGCTCGACCTGCCGTTCAACGCCCTGACCGCGACCATCCTCTCGATCACCATCGGGCTGGGCACCGACTACTCCGCCCACGTCGTCCACCGCTTCGCCGACGAGTACGACGGGACGGGGGGCGTGTTCGACCCGCTCGAGGCCGCCGTCCGCGGCACCGGCGGCGCGCTGACGGGGAGCATGCTCACGACGACGACCGGCATCGGCGTGCTCGTGCTCGCCATCACGCCCATCCTCGGCCAGTTCGGCGCGCTCACCGCGCTCTCGGTCCTCTACTCGTACCTGACCGCCGTGCTCGTCACGCCGTCGCTGGTCGTCGTGTGGGACCGGGCCCGTCCGCCGGGGGCACCCCTCGCCGACCGGCCGGGACGCTCCGGAGCGGGCGACGGGGACGCCGGAACCCGTTGA
- the corA gene encoding magnesium/cobalt transporter CorA: MKRSLSYTSEGAAAFDDPEAAIDAPGTTWAWAASTDRAELDSVAECFGIHSLHVEDVLNDVRPKTEVLDEYTFLLVRAARFRIGETTFLEEIRTRQVGIFIGDDWLVTLTTEEVAPVDEVWTRVAADDRRALASGADFTGYLVFDRIVDGYFALLDEVVDDIETVEERVLDEPDPDTLPIINDLRRELLSIRRVVWPTRDAASVLYRGDTDHVSEPIEKYYRDVYDHLVQVVELTETYRDLTAGARDIYLNTLSQSTNEVMRRLTVVATIVLPLTFVAGVFGMNFEVMPELTWPYAYHATMLGMGAVALILTAYFRREGWL; the protein is encoded by the coding sequence GTGAAGCGCTCGCTGTCGTACACGTCCGAGGGGGCCGCGGCGTTCGACGACCCGGAGGCGGCCATCGACGCGCCGGGGACGACGTGGGCGTGGGCGGCATCGACGGACCGGGCGGAACTGGACTCGGTCGCCGAGTGCTTCGGCATCCACTCGCTGCACGTCGAGGACGTGCTCAACGACGTGCGCCCCAAGACGGAGGTGCTGGACGAGTACACGTTCCTGCTCGTGAGGGCCGCGCGCTTCCGCATCGGCGAGACGACGTTCCTCGAGGAGATCCGGACGCGCCAGGTCGGCATCTTCATCGGGGACGACTGGCTCGTCACGCTGACGACCGAGGAGGTGGCGCCCGTCGACGAGGTGTGGACCCGCGTGGCCGCCGACGACCGCCGGGCGCTCGCGAGCGGAGCCGACTTCACCGGCTATCTCGTGTTCGACCGGATCGTGGACGGCTACTTCGCCCTGCTCGACGAGGTGGTCGACGACATCGAGACGGTCGAGGAGCGCGTGCTCGACGAGCCGGACCCGGACACACTCCCCATCATCAACGACCTCCGGCGCGAGTTGCTGTCCATCCGCCGCGTCGTGTGGCCGACGCGGGACGCCGCGAGCGTTCTCTACCGCGGCGACACCGACCACGTCTCCGAGCCCATCGAGAAGTACTACCGCGACGTGTACGACCACCTCGTGCAGGTGGTCGAACTCACGGAGACGTACCGCGACCTGACCGCCGGCGCGCGCGACATCTACCTCAACACGCTCTCGCAGTCGACGAACGAGGTGATGCGCCGGCTCACCGTCGTCGCGACCATCGTCCTGCCGCTCACGTTCGTCGCCGGGGTGTTCGGGATGAACTTCGAGGTCATGCCCGAACTCACGTGGCCGTACGCCTACCACGCGACGATGCTCGGGATGGGCGCGGTCGCGCTCATCCTCACCGCCTACTTCCGGCGGGAGGGCTGGCTGTGA
- a CDS encoding DUF5808 domain-containing protein: MADKPQSGDLFGVPYNFDRPSISRLLSSYWQPGQGMLVEKPFGIGYTLNLANWRSWAVLLVAGGLLFQERKSRESAELTDDADEGPVEVIVDDD; encoded by the coding sequence ATGGCAGACAAACCCCAGTCCGGCGACCTGTTCGGCGTCCCGTACAACTTCGACCGACCGAGCATCAGTCGACTCCTCTCGTCGTACTGGCAGCCCGGGCAGGGCATGCTCGTGGAGAAGCCGTTCGGCATCGGCTACACGCTGAACCTCGCGAACTGGCGCTCGTGGGCCGTGCTCCTCGTCGCCGGCGGACTGCTGTTCCAGGAACGCAAGTCGCGCGAATCCGCCGAACTGACCGACGACGCCGACGAGGGTCCCGTCGAAGTCATCGTCGACGACGACTGA
- a CDS encoding DUF4397 domain-containing protein → MAPTLSPQAKRIVGLALTVTLIGSVVLGGAALAVSNTAAQEEQGDATVRIVHASPDAPAVDVYVDDEQIASGVEFGTVTDYMSVSQGMHNVTVTAAGDSEDVLFESQVDVDASGTYTVAASGEVSEDAETSFEPVVFTDDASQPADDEAAVRLAHLSPDAPAVDVTVEETGDVLFDNVTFRNATEYQTVPAGDYTLEVRAATESNDGDVVATFDVSPEGGTAYTAFAVGYLDAEDDEEGFDLVVAEDQVSEEETATGTELPTEMGTETEMGTVTETEEETETETETETPAE, encoded by the coding sequence ATGGCACCAACGTTATCACCACAAGCGAAGCGGATCGTCGGCCTCGCGCTGACGGTCACACTGATCGGAAGCGTCGTCCTCGGGGGCGCGGCCCTCGCGGTATCGAACACGGCGGCTCAGGAGGAGCAGGGAGACGCGACCGTTCGCATCGTCCACGCGTCGCCTGACGCCCCCGCGGTCGACGTGTACGTCGACGACGAGCAGATCGCCTCCGGCGTCGAGTTCGGCACCGTGACCGACTACATGTCCGTCTCGCAGGGGATGCACAACGTCACGGTCACCGCCGCAGGTGACTCCGAGGACGTCCTCTTCGAGAGCCAGGTCGACGTCGATGCGAGCGGGACCTACACCGTCGCCGCCTCCGGCGAGGTGAGCGAGGACGCCGAGACGTCGTTCGAACCGGTCGTCTTCACTGACGACGCGTCCCAGCCCGCCGACGACGAGGCGGCCGTCCGACTAGCCCACCTCTCGCCCGACGCCCCGGCCGTCGACGTGACGGTCGAGGAGACGGGCGACGTGCTCTTCGACAACGTGACCTTCCGGAACGCGACGGAGTACCAGACCGTTCCGGCCGGCGACTACACGCTCGAGGTCCGGGCGGCAACCGAGTCGAACGACGGTGACGTCGTCGCCACGTTCGACGTCTCGCCCGAGGGCGGCACCGCCTACACCGCGTTCGCCGTCGGGTACCTCGACGCCGAGGACGACGAGGAGGGGTTCGACCTCGTCGTCGCGGAGGACCAGGTGAGCGAGGAGGAGACCGCCACCGGGACGGAACTGCCGACCGAGATGGGGACCGAGACCGAGATGGGGACCGTGACGGAGACGGAAGAGGAGACGGAGACGGAGACCGAGACGGAAACGCCCGCGGAGTAA
- a CDS encoding PhoX family protein, translating to MFDVTRRGTLELLALATSADWATLSGVQEGDDEGAADAGPTLTRLATTVPGAEITGLCVSPAGELFFNVQHPDADNPEPFDHGGVGAVEGVSLADLPSDAPSVQVPEDGEGEEVRTAAGSYRVLANGGDPTDDDAELGVPYSPDGEALSDANLPDFNGFVPSSAAPDEGYLFTNWESRPGMVSRLHLRRGADGSWSVLGSTNVDFRPVEGTWGNCFGSVTPWNTPLSAEENFSAAMTDRWNDPDWDRGDDEDGDEVANLAAYLGRHPNPYRYGYMVEIAEPESATPAPEKRFAMGRFAHETAAVMPDERTAYLTDDGSAKSFYKFVADEPGDLSAGTLYAAKHTQDEGDEVATVGFDIEWLELAHGTDAGIEAWIAEYDGIGYDDYEDGGTSYVTDDEIEAWANGDAADDRVAFLETMRAAEAVGATTEFRKMEGINAAPDARPGDSLYVSMSKVDATMADGEGDVQLAGNEYGAVYRMPLESDYDVTRLEPVLTGGPDANICGGCPYDASPNADSSVCADCALDPRREDEEDGQFGFLGTNLLGSAPSVDPENAIANPDNLVVLADGRVVVGEDTSDHEHNMIWLYDPGEESGGSGPSSARDARV from the coding sequence ATGTTCGACGTCACGAGACGGGGGACGCTGGAACTGCTCGCGCTCGCGACGAGCGCGGACTGGGCCACGCTGTCGGGGGTACAGGAGGGGGACGACGAGGGGGCGGCGGACGCCGGGCCGACGCTGACCAGGCTCGCCACCACCGTGCCGGGCGCGGAGATAACGGGCCTCTGCGTCTCGCCCGCCGGGGAACTGTTCTTCAACGTCCAGCACCCGGACGCGGACAACCCGGAGCCGTTCGATCACGGGGGCGTCGGGGCGGTCGAGGGCGTCTCGCTCGCGGACCTGCCGAGCGACGCCCCGAGCGTCCAGGTGCCCGAGGACGGGGAAGGGGAGGAGGTCCGGACGGCCGCCGGGAGCTACCGCGTGCTGGCGAACGGCGGCGACCCGACCGACGACGACGCCGAACTCGGCGTCCCGTACTCGCCCGACGGCGAGGCGCTGTCCGACGCGAACCTCCCGGACTTCAACGGGTTCGTCCCCTCCTCCGCGGCTCCGGACGAGGGCTACCTGTTCACCAACTGGGAGTCCCGGCCGGGGATGGTGAGCCGGCTCCATCTCCGGCGGGGGGCCGACGGGTCGTGGTCGGTGCTCGGGAGCACGAACGTCGACTTCCGCCCGGTTGAGGGGACGTGGGGGAACTGTTTCGGCTCGGTCACCCCGTGGAACACGCCGCTGTCCGCCGAGGAGAACTTCTCGGCCGCGATGACCGATCGCTGGAACGACCCCGACTGGGACCGCGGGGACGACGAGGACGGCGACGAGGTGGCGAACCTCGCGGCGTACCTCGGCCGACACCCGAACCCGTACCGCTACGGCTACATGGTCGAGATCGCGGAACCCGAATCCGCGACGCCGGCGCCGGAGAAGCGGTTCGCGATGGGGCGGTTCGCACACGAGACGGCCGCCGTGATGCCCGACGAGCGGACGGCGTACCTGACCGACGACGGCTCAGCGAAGTCGTTCTACAAGTTCGTCGCCGACGAGCCGGGCGACCTGTCGGCGGGGACGCTCTACGCGGCGAAACACACCCAGGACGAGGGCGACGAGGTCGCGACGGTCGGCTTCGACATCGAGTGGCTCGAACTCGCCCACGGCACCGACGCGGGGATCGAGGCGTGGATCGCCGAGTACGACGGCATCGGCTACGACGACTACGAGGACGGGGGGACGAGCTACGTCACAGACGACGAGATCGAGGCGTGGGCGAACGGCGACGCGGCGGACGACCGGGTCGCGTTCCTGGAGACGATGCGGGCGGCGGAGGCGGTCGGGGCGACGACCGAGTTCCGCAAGATGGAGGGGATCAACGCCGCCCCGGACGCCCGGCCCGGCGACTCCCTGTACGTCTCGATGTCGAAGGTGGACGCGACGATGGCCGACGGCGAGGGCGACGTCCAGCTCGCGGGCAACGAGTACGGTGCGGTATACCGAATGCCCCTGGAATCGGACTACGACGTGACCCGCCTCGAACCGGTCCTCACGGGCGGGCCGGACGCGAACATCTGCGGCGGCTGTCCGTACGACGCGTCGCCGAACGCGGACAGCAGCGTCTGTGCCGACTGCGCGCTCGACCCGCGACGCGAGGACGAGGAGGATGGGCAGTTCGGCTTCCTCGGGACCAACCTGCTGGGGAGCGCCCCGTCGGTCGACCCGGAGAACGCCATCGCCAACCCCGACAACCTCGTCGTCCTCGCGGACGGCCGCGTCGTCGTCGGCGAGGACACCTCCGACCACGAGCACAACATGATCTGGCTGTACGACCCCGGCGAGGAGTCGGGCGGTTCCGGACCGTCCTCCGCCCGAGACGCTCGGGTCTGA
- a CDS encoding SHOCT domain-containing protein yields the protein MANYETGESIVRIVLVVLAVLLLAPLLLMAVAMPMMGMMGWGWGGLPGGLSPLWGVGMLLLWLVVLLGVGVALYRAFASRGGTGRPDPALEELRTAYARGDLTDEEYEERRATLRSEE from the coding sequence ATGGCGAACTACGAGACAGGTGAGTCGATCGTTCGGATCGTGCTCGTCGTGCTCGCGGTGCTGCTCCTCGCCCCCCTCCTGCTGATGGCCGTCGCGATGCCGATGATGGGGATGATGGGCTGGGGGTGGGGTGGGTTACCCGGCGGACTCTCCCCGCTCTGGGGCGTTGGGATGTTGCTCCTCTGGCTGGTCGTGCTGCTGGGGGTCGGCGTCGCACTCTACCGCGCGTTCGCCAGTCGTGGCGGGACGGGGCGCCCCGATCCCGCCCTCGAGGAGCTCCGGACGGCGTACGCCAGGGGTGATCTGACCGACGAGGAGTACGAGGAGCGCCGGGCGACGCTTCGGTCGGAGGAGTGA
- the pstA gene encoding phosphate ABC transporter permease PstA, which produces MSDETSSRSSDRNPLTGEHAVSRLRGRVFEAVTFGATAFGIVTVTFLLAYVFNDALRPLTADAGWYLVFLGVLVVPTLALVGYYYLRDPAAGEVALAATGIPVVGLLVGGGLVVLFVEIVTPVQWFGTLLVLLLAAAVVLAHRRLRPDAAVERLAVTLLAPLLAVVGVPAVAVDWTARTPLTGTELFTVAFSTPELLSSVPELFGALPIRPVGWVLLVASVTVPTAFLFGRIVAHRREDDRGVWETIAASVVVVSAGVFLAPLVGLNAENWVVLASVTVIPTGTYLEGVLRRREGTSGLAFPVVLVAGGLLGTTLVGALGFAGPEAWLDWGFLTSPTSRDPERAGIYPPLVGSVMMLVVIVVSAFPVGVAAAVYLEEYAPDGGIAGRLVDLIEINIGNLAGVPSVVYGLLGLALFIKGMDLQSGIVVVGGLTVGLLVLPIIIISAQESIRAVPDSQCRASYGMGATRWQTTRNVVLPRALPGILTGTILALGRAIGETAPLLMIGAASSVRLAPDGFFDKFSAMPRQIFAWSSEFDADFRFGVLAAGVVTLLVVLLVMNGTAILVRNRYQRGR; this is translated from the coding sequence ATGAGCGACGAGACGTCCTCGCGGTCCTCGGACCGGAACCCGCTCACGGGGGAGCACGCGGTGAGCCGCCTCCGCGGTCGGGTCTTCGAGGCGGTGACGTTCGGGGCGACCGCCTTCGGCATCGTCACCGTCACGTTCCTGCTGGCGTACGTGTTCAACGACGCCCTGCGACCGCTCACCGCCGACGCCGGCTGGTACCTGGTGTTCCTCGGTGTCCTCGTCGTCCCGACGCTCGCGCTCGTGGGCTACTACTACCTCCGGGACCCGGCTGCCGGGGAGGTAGCGCTGGCTGCGACCGGGATCCCGGTGGTCGGGCTGCTCGTCGGGGGCGGGCTCGTCGTCCTCTTCGTCGAGATCGTGACCCCGGTCCAGTGGTTCGGGACCCTGCTCGTCCTCCTTCTCGCTGCGGCGGTCGTCCTGGCTCACCGTCGTCTCAGGCCGGACGCGGCCGTCGAGAGACTCGCAGTGACGCTCCTCGCGCCGCTCCTCGCCGTCGTCGGCGTCCCCGCGGTCGCAGTCGACTGGACGGCCCGAACCCCGCTGACCGGGACGGAACTGTTCACCGTCGCGTTCTCGACGCCGGAACTCCTGTCGAGCGTCCCCGAACTGTTCGGCGCGCTGCCGATCCGTCCGGTCGGCTGGGTGCTCCTCGTCGCGTCGGTGACCGTTCCCACCGCGTTCCTGTTCGGCCGGATCGTCGCACACCGGCGCGAGGACGACCGCGGCGTGTGGGAGACGATCGCCGCGTCGGTCGTCGTGGTCTCCGCTGGCGTCTTCCTCGCCCCCCTCGTCGGGCTGAACGCGGAGAACTGGGTCGTCCTCGCCTCGGTCACGGTGATCCCGACGGGCACCTACCTGGAGGGCGTCCTCAGGCGCCGCGAGGGGACCAGCGGCCTCGCCTTCCCGGTCGTGCTCGTCGCGGGCGGCCTGCTCGGGACGACTCTCGTGGGAGCCCTCGGGTTCGCCGGCCCCGAGGCCTGGCTCGACTGGGGCTTCCTCACAAGCCCGACCTCGCGGGACCCCGAACGGGCCGGGATCTACCCGCCGCTCGTCGGCTCGGTCATGATGCTCGTCGTCATCGTCGTCTCGGCGTTCCCGGTCGGGGTCGCCGCGGCGGTGTATCTGGAGGAGTACGCGCCCGACGGCGGGATTGCCGGCAGGCTGGTCGACCTCATCGAGATCAACATCGGCAACCTCGCCGGCGTTCCGTCCGTCGTGTACGGGCTGCTCGGACTCGCGCTGTTCATCAAGGGGATGGACCTGCAGTCCGGCATCGTCGTCGTCGGCGGGCTCACGGTCGGCCTGCTTGTCCTCCCGATCATCATCATCTCGGCACAGGAGTCGATCCGCGCCGTCCCCGACTCGCAGTGTCGCGCCTCCTACGGGATGGGCGCCACGCGGTGGCAGACCACCCGGAACGTCGTGCTCCCGCGGGCGCTCCCCGGCATCCTGACCGGGACGATCCTGGCGCTCGGTCGCGCCATCGGCGAGACGGCGCCGCTGTTGATGATCGGCGCGGCCTCGAGCGTGCGGCTCGCGCCCGACGGCTTCTTCGACAAGTTCAGCGCGATGCCGCGCCAGATCTTCGCGTGGTCCTCGGAGTTCGACGCGGACTTCCGCTTCGGCGTGCTGGCGGCCGGCGTCGTCACGCTGCTCGTGGTCCTGCTCGTGATGAACGGGACGGCGATCCTCGTCCGGAACAGGTACCAGCGGGGGCGATGA
- the pstC gene encoding phosphate ABC transporter permease subunit PstC — MSNDSHRLQLSGGRRRRATRERLYHWLLFLSASLSVIVTASIVLALAVDAVQFFGMVGPVEFFTGTEWVTARDQFGVLPLVTGTLLVTAVAALVAVPVGVGAAIYLSEYASGRARSVLKPGLEILAGIPTVVYGYLALVYLTPFLRTLGLELGTFNVLSASIMVGIMIVPMVSSLSEDAMSAVPDSLREGGYALGATKYEVSTGVVVPAALSGIFASFILALSRAIGETMIVVMAMGLRPRMFDLADPLGSLSESGQTMTSAMVQAVTSDVSAASPTYKSMFALGLTLFAITFLMNYLSNAIASRYREEYQ; from the coding sequence ATGAGCAACGATTCACATCGGCTGCAACTCTCCGGCGGGCGACGACGCCGCGCGACCCGGGAGCGGCTGTACCACTGGTTGCTGTTCCTGAGCGCCTCGCTGTCGGTGATCGTGACCGCGAGCATCGTCCTGGCGCTGGCCGTCGACGCCGTGCAGTTCTTCGGCATGGTCGGCCCCGTCGAGTTCTTCACGGGGACCGAGTGGGTGACGGCCCGTGACCAGTTCGGCGTGCTCCCGCTCGTGACGGGCACGCTGCTCGTGACCGCCGTCGCGGCGCTCGTCGCCGTTCCGGTCGGCGTGGGCGCGGCCATCTACCTCAGCGAGTACGCGAGCGGCCGCGCCCGGTCGGTACTGAAGCCCGGCCTGGAGATCCTCGCCGGCATCCCGACGGTCGTGTACGGCTACCTCGCGCTCGTCTACCTGACGCCGTTCCTCCGCACGCTCGGGCTCGAACTCGGGACGTTCAACGTGTTGAGCGCGTCGATCATGGTCGGCATCATGATCGTCCCGATGGTGTCGAGCCTGAGCGAGGACGCCATGAGCGCGGTGCCCGACTCGCTGCGGGAGGGTGGGTACGCCCTCGGTGCGACGAAGTACGAGGTCTCGACCGGCGTGGTTGTGCCGGCGGCCCTCTCGGGCATCTTCGCCTCGTTCATCCTCGCGCTCTCGCGGGCGATCGGCGAGACGATGATCGTCGTCATGGCGATGGGGCTGCGGCCCCGGATGTTCGATCTCGCCGATCCGCTCGGGAGCCTCTCCGAGTCGGGCCAGACGATGACCTCGGCGATGGTGCAGGCCGTCACCAGCGACGTCTCCGCGGCGTCGCCGACGTACAAGAGCATGTTCGCGCTCGGACTGACGCTGTTCGCGATTACCTTCCTGATGAACTACCTGAGCAACGCGATCGCCTCGCGGTACCGGGAGGAGTACCAGTGA
- a CDS encoding phosphate ABC transporter substrate-binding protein PstS family protein → MVDDRSDASDLASRRNFLLASGAAGVTALAGCTTGSGDSDGNGGNGGNGGNGDNGGSNGGNGGGDGLSGQVVITGSSTVFPVSDAMAERFMEDHPEVNVTVDSTGSGGGFENHFCPGNSDINGASRPIKDGEVEHCRSNDVEPVEFRIAGDALTVAVNNDADWVDSMTFDELSRIWRADGAQKWSDVRDDWPDEEFELFGPASTSGTYDWFNANVVGEEYDHTAQHEPTEEDNLIVQGIQDSQYAMGYFGFAYYKENSDAVKAVEIEKEKGDGPSEPSLANAKDGSYPMARPLFIYPSESAIRRETVYEFLSFYLERAETDMVSEIGYVPSSTELRDENLSKLDDVAGN, encoded by the coding sequence ATGGTAGACGACCGATCGGACGCGTCCGACCTTGCATCGCGACGGAACTTCCTCCTCGCCTCCGGGGCCGCGGGGGTCACGGCCCTCGCTGGCTGTACCACGGGAAGCGGCGATTCCGACGGCAACGGCGGTAATGGTGGCAACGGCGGCAACGGAGATAACGGGGGGTCGAACGGCGGCAACGGCGGGGGAGACGGGCTCTCCGGCCAGGTCGTGATCACCGGCAGCAGTACCGTCTTCCCGGTCTCGGACGCGATGGCGGAGCGGTTCATGGAGGACCACCCCGAGGTGAACGTCACGGTGGACTCGACGGGGAGCGGCGGCGGGTTCGAGAACCACTTCTGTCCGGGCAACTCCGACATCAACGGCGCGTCCCGGCCGATCAAGGACGGGGAGGTCGAGCATTGCCGGAGCAACGACGTCGAACCGGTCGAGTTCCGCATCGCCGGCGACGCGCTCACGGTGGCTGTCAACAACGACGCCGACTGGGTCGACAGCATGACGTTCGACGAGCTGTCCCGGATCTGGCGCGCCGACGGCGCGCAGAAGTGGTCGGACGTCCGCGACGACTGGCCCGACGAGGAGTTCGAACTGTTCGGCCCGGCCTCCACCTCCGGCACGTACGACTGGTTCAACGCGAACGTCGTCGGCGAGGAGTACGACCACACCGCCCAGCACGAGCCCACCGAGGAGGACAACCTCATCGTCCAGGGGATCCAGGACTCCCAGTACGCGATGGGCTACTTCGGCTTCGCGTACTACAAGGAGAACTCCGACGCGGTCAAAGCGGTCGAGATCGAGAAGGAGAAGGGCGACGGGCCCTCCGAGCCGAGCCTCGCGAACGCGAAGGACGGCTCCTACCCGATGGCCCGGCCGCTGTTCATCTACCCCAGCGAGAGCGCCATCCGGCGCGAGACCGTGTACGAGTTCCTCTCGTTCTACCTGGAGCGCGCCGAGACGGACATGGTCTCCGAGATCGGGTACGTCCCCTCCAGCACGGAACTCCGCGACGAGAACCTTAGCAAGCTCGACGACGTCGCGGGGAACTAG